Genomic DNA from Desulfuromonas versatilis:
GATCGCCGACCAGGCCAAGGTGCACAAGATCTCCGAGGCCGAGGTGGTCGAAACCATCATGCTCAAGAACGCCGCCGTCAAGCGGCTGATCGAGCCGAGCGAGATCGGCGAACTGGTCGTCTACCTCTGCTCGGACAAGGCCGCCTGCTTTACCGGTTCGTGCATGACCATGGACTGCGGCTGGACCGCCACCTGATCTTCACGGCCCTCCTCCTCCCCGTGAAGGCTAGACTGCCCCGCTTCGGCGGGGCTTTTTTCGTGGCGGGACCCCACGTAGGGCGGGCCTTGCCCGCCGGGTTTTCCAGGTTCCGGGCAAAGATCTTTTGCCTTCGCCCCCGCAACTGTCGTAAATTAAAGGGCATCGCTTCACAAGGGGGCCCATGGACCGCGAACTGCTCGAAATCGTCTTCGACAACGTCGACAACGGCATCTACCTCACCGACGGCAACGGGGTGACCATCCGCGTCAACCGCACCTTCGAGGAGATGTCGGGAATCAGAAACGAGGAGCTGGCCGGCAAGAGCCTCCGGCAGCTGGTAGCCGAAGGGTACTTCACCGGCTCGGCCAGCCTGCTGGTGCTCGAGCGGCGGGCCCCGGCCACGGTGACCTATTCCACCCGCACCAACCGCAAGCTGCTGGTCAAGGGCAAGCCGATCTTCGGTGCCGACGGCGAGATCCGCTACGTGGTCAACACCATCTGGGACCTGACCGTGGTCGACTACAACCGCGAGGTCGACTCGGACACCGCCCGCGACCAACTGCTGGTCGAAGAGGACGTGATCGCCTGCAGCGCGCCGATGATGCAGGTCATCGACCTGGCCCTGCGGGTGGCCGGGACCGACTCGACCATCCTGCTCACCGGCGAGTCGGGGGTGGGCAAGAGCCTGGTGGCGCGGATGATCCACCGCACCAGCGAGCGCAAGGCGGGGCCGCTGATGCACATCAACTGCGCGGCGATCCCCGAGTCGCTCATCGAATCCGAGCTCTTCGGCTACGAGCCCGGCGCCTTCACCGGCGCCGACCGCAAAGGGAAGCGGGGGCTCTTCGAAATGGCCGAGGGCGGCACGGTGTTCCTCGACGAGATCAGCGAGTTGCCGCTGCATCTGCAGTCCAAGCTGCTCGGGGTGATCCAGGACAAGGCTTTTTTCCGGGTCGGCGGCCGCCAGCTGCGTTCGGTGGACGTGCGCCTGGTGGCGGCGACCAACAAGGATCTTGCCCGCATGGTGGCCGAGGGGCGCTTTCGCGAGGACCTCTACTACCGGCTCAACGTGGTTCCCCTCTACATTCCCCCCTTGCGAGAGCGCTGCGAGGACATCCCGCCGCTGGTCGGCTACTTTCTCGAACGCTTTAACCGAAAATACCGTAAGTACAAGCGGTTTTCCGCCAAGCTCATGGCCGCCCTGGAGCGGTTGCCCTGGCGCGGCAATATCCGCGAGTTGGAGAATTTCGTCGAACGGGCGGTGGTCACCTCCTCCGCGGACGAGGTCGCTCTCGAGGTGCTGCCGATGGGCGGCACCAAGGGCGGCCTGGCCGAGGGGATGGCGCTCAAGGGGGCGCTGGCCGAATTCGAGAAGCAGATCCTGCTCGAGGCCGAATCCCGCTACCGCACCACCCGCGGGGTGGCCGCGGCCCTCGGCATCAGCCAGGCGAGCGCGGCGCGCAAGCTCAAGCAGATTAAGGAGAATGGGGGGCTGCTTGATGGGTGAGCCAGCGGTTTTGTCCACCCTCACCCTCTCCCTGAGGGAGAGGAGGATCCCCTTTGGAATGAGCAAATCCCAGGAGTTCAGCCTATGAAACGCAGAATCGAACGCTCGGTGTGCCCCTACGATTGCCCGGATACCTGCGGCATGCTGGTGGAGGTTGAAGGCGACCGGGCGGTGGCGGTCAGCGGCGACCCCGAGCATCCCTATACCCGCGGGGTGCTCTGCCCCAAGATGAACCGCTACCAGGAGACGGTGCACAACCCCCGCCGGCTCACCACCCCTTTGCGCCGCACCGGGCCCAAGGGCTCCGGGGAGTTTGCCCCGATCAGCTGGGAGGACGCCATCGGCTACACGGCCTTTCGCTGGCGGCAGATCATCGAGGAGTACGGCGCCGAGGCGATTTTGCCCTACTCCTACGCCGGGACCATGGGGCTGATCCAGCGCAATGCGGGGCACCCGTTTTTCCACCGCCTGGGGGCCTCACAACTGCTGCGCAGCATCTGTTCGCCGGCCAAGGAGGAGGGGTGGAAGGCGGTGATGGGCAGCACGCCGGCAGTCCACCCCGACGCGGTGGAGCTAAGCGACCTGGTGATCCTCTGGGGGATCCACGCCGCGGCCACCAGCATTCACTTCCAGATCGGCGCCCAGCGGGCCAAGTCCGCCGGCGCGCGGGTCTGGGCCATCGACACCTGGGAAACCTCCTCCACCTCCATCGCCGACCGGGTGGTCCTGGTGCGGCCGGGCAGCGACGGCGCCCTGGCCCTGGGGCTGATGCACATCCTGGTGCGCGAGGAGCTCTGCGACGAGGCCTTTCTCGCCGAGCAGGTGCAGGGGTTCGCGGAGCTGAAAAAAGAGGTGCTGCCCGCCTACGACCCGCGTACCGTCAGCGAGCTGACCGGGGTGTCCGCGGCGACCCTTGAGGAGATGGCCAAGGAGTACGGCCTGGCCCGCGCGCCGCTGATCCGCCTGGGCAGCGGCCTTTCGCGCTACGGCAACGGGGCGATGACGGTGCGTACCATCGTTGCCCTGCCGGCGCTGGTCGGCGCCTACGGCAAGCTCGGCGCGGGCTGCCTGTGCGGCACCAGCACCGGCGGCGCCTTCGCCATAGGCGAGGTGCTGCGCGAGGACTTCATGGAACGGCCGACCCGCATCGTCAACATGAACCGCCTCGGCGAGGCCCTCAACGGACTGGCCGAGCCGCCGGTCATGGCGCTCTACGTCTACCATTCCAACCCCGCCGCCGTCGCTCCGGACCAGAACCAGGTGCTCAAGGGGCTGTGCCGCGAGGAACTGTTCACCGTCGTCCACGAGCGCTTTATGACCGACACGGCCCGCTACGCCGACATCGTGCTGCCGGCCACCAGCTCCCTGGAGCACGCCGATATCTACCGCGCCTACGGCAGTTACTGCATCCAGCGGGCCAAGGCGGTGATCCCGCCGGTGGGGCAGAGCAAGTCCAACTGGGAGGTCTTCGGCCTGCTGGCAGAGGCCATGGGTTTCGAGGAGCCCTTCTTCGGCCAGAGCGCCGACCAGCTCATCGATCACCTGCTGTCGCTCCCCACCCCCATGCGCACGGGGATCGATGAGGCCGGCCTGGCCGCCGGGCGCGGCGTGGAGCTCAAGGTGGCCGCCCATGCCGGCCGCTACGGCACTCCATCCGGTAAAATCGAAATCCTCAACCCGGCCCAGCCCCACCCGCTGCCGCGCTACCTGCCGGTGCACGGCGGCGCCCAGCCGCTGCGGCTGATGACCGCGCCCACCGTCTATGCGCTCAATGCCTCGTTCTACGAGCGCGACGAGCTGCGCGACCTGCAGGAGGGGATGTGCCTGCTGATGAATCGCGAGGACGCTGAAGCGCGGGGCCTGGCCGATCGCAGCCCGGTCGTGGCGTACAACGACTGCGGCGAGGTCGAGTTCGTGCTGCGCATCAGCGACCGCATTCCTGCCGGGGTGGTGGTGGCCGAGGGGGTCTGGTGGCTGGAGTTCACCCCCGGCGCCCGTTCGGTGAATGCACTCACCTCCCAGCGCCTGACCGACCAGGGGGAGGGGAGCACCTTTTATGACAACACCGTCGAGGTGCGCCCGGCCTGAGCAAGGGATACGAAAAACCCCGGGATCTCCCCAGGCTCGCCGACGGTTTTCGGGCCACCCTGGGCGGGCCCCGGCTTGACCTTCAGCCCCGCCGACAAGGATCGACGAGTTCAGCTAAAAAAAAGAAAAAGGCCGCCGGGGCGGCCTTTTCGCATCGAAGGATGCGTGGGGTCAAGCATGTTTTTGCTCCATGCGACAGGTATTGACCCCCAGCATGTGGCTGATCGGACAGTATCTGAAGACGGCTGTGGCAATCGGCACCAGGCCGATCAGGCCGAAGTAGCTCACCGGTGCTTCGAGGAAGAAGAGCATGGAAAGCAGTCCCAGTCCGATGATCGCCCGAACGGTCCGTTCGGTTTTTGAGCAGACATTGTGTAGCATATCCACCTCCCTGTGTTGATTCAGGGGCCGCTCTTGCCCCTGGCGGTCCAACACCTTCAATATAGCACTTTCCTTAAATAAATTGGAGGCTCAGCCAAGAACCAGCGGGTCGCAAACCAGTTCGGCCTGTTCGGCCGGGCGGCCGCACTTGGCGCAGACATAGGGGAGCTGGGCCTTGATGTTCTCGCACAGGGTCCCCCGCTCAGGTGCCGTGCCGCAATATTCCCGTTTTTCCCGCAAAGGGTGGGGCTGGCAAACCTGCTCGACGGCCTCGGAAACGACTCCGCATCTGCTGCATTCATATAACTCTGCCATAACGATGCTCCTCCTCGGACAAAGGCCCTCGAGAGTATCGACCACAATGCTTTTTCTTTTTATTTATTCTATCACGCCGGAATCGCCAGAAGCTTTTTTGCAGCGTTTTCGGAAGAAAAATGAACCCCCTCGGCGGAACGGCACCGAAATTCCGGTTTGCGCTCGGGAACAACTTCCGACGGCAGGTGACGAGGTGCTCCCCGATTGGGGACCATTACACCCCACCTGAACGGTTGGAACCATTTTTCAGGTTTTAATAAGTCTTGACACATCCATTGGCATCGACTCGCAGTCCGGGCGGGTTGTTGGGGCACTTGTCGCGGTAATCGGGAACTCCGTCCTGGTCGCTGTCCGGCGCACAGCCATCGGGCCCGACTTCCATACCTGCCTCGGTGCCGGGGCACTTGTCCAGATAATCGGGAACCTTGTCCTTGTCTCCGTCGGGGGGATTGATGGGGCAGCCGAAGCGGTCGACCTCGAACTGCAAGGGGGTGTCCGGGCAGCGGTCCCGGGCGTCAGGGACCCCGTCCCCATCGGCATCGGCGGGCGGTTTGGGCACTGGCTTGTGCTTGTAGCCGAAATCGTAATGCAGACTCAGCCCCAGTTCCCAGCCATTGTGTTCCTCCTGTCCTAGCCCCCTTACAGGCCGGGCATCCATGCGCAAGGCAAGGGGACGGTTCGGCTGGTAGAAGGCGACCAGGCCGGCGGCGGCCACAGGGTCGAAGTCCGATTCAACCGAGAAGCCGCCGAGGCCAACGGAGACAAATAGTCTCCAGGCCGATTTCTCGTAGAAAGGATACAGGGCATCGGCGCGGAGCATGAAAAGGTCGGGGTTTTGAGCCGAGAGCGCCGCCAGTTCCAGGCCGAGCTTGTCGCGGGGATCCTTCCCGTCGATCCAGTAACCGACCTTAGCCCCTCCGAAGACCGTTCCGCTGGGATAAATATCCGATAGAAACAAGGCACCGCTTCCCATGGTCACGCTCGGATGGTCCGCCCCTGCGCATACCGATGTGCTGAGCACGATGCCTGTCAGAATGCAGGCAGCTCTTCCCCTTAGATTCAAGCTTCGGCCCTCCTGTTCTCATTGCAGAAAATACGCTGGCTGCAGGCCTGCTCAATTGGCGGCAGGATTTTTCCGGTCGTACTCCATCTTGGGGTGGCAACCGGGTGCACAGCTTCCTCCCGTGGCGGTCGATTCAAAGCGGATCGGTATCTGCCAATCGCCGAACCGCACGCTTTTCTTGTCGATCAGCTGCGGGGTTTCCGCGCCATGGGGGGTATGGCAGGTACGGCAGGTGCGTCCCTTGCGCGGATCGGCGACGTGAAGGTAGTGCAGGTTTCGATTGCCGTTGCGAAACTGGGTGTAAATCGTTGTGTCGGCGAACCTTAGCAGGTACTTGTCGTGGCACTGGAGGCAGAAATCGTAGATCCCCTCGCTGTAGGCCGCGTAAAACCCCGCCGGGTAGCTGCCGGTCAGCAGTCGGTAATGCTCGGAGCCGTGCGGAAGGTGGCAATCGGTGCATCCCCCTTCGGCGAGCGGCCCGTGCAGATACGGTTTGCCGTTGATTTCCTCGGCGATGTTGCTGAGCGGGGTCGAGGTGGTGTGATCCACCCGGTCGTGGCAGGAGAGGCAGAGGTCCTTCTGGTCCCGGACGAGCAGCCCGGCAGCGTCCGAGGTGTGCCCGAGGTGGCAGCCTGTGCAGCCATTTCCCCGGTAAAGAGCCGCGTGTCGGTACCTGGAGTCCTTCATCGTTTTGCCGATGGCCGGGTGGCAGGTCAGGCAGACAGCGTCGTCCATGGGCAGAAAAGCCGGATGCTCTGAAGCCGCGGGTGATGAAGCCTGCTGCGCCGGGCGGTGACAGCTCACGCAGTTGCCCTCGGCGGCTGGAGCATGGCTGAGTTCGGGAGAGTTGAGGTCGGCATGACAGGCCGCACTGAGGCAGCTGCTCTCCCCGGCGTAGGCCGGAAGGGCGGCGATCAGGCAGACCAACAGGGTCAGCACGAGTTTCAGGCTTCGAATCTCACGGGCCATAGGAATCTCCTGGCAGCAAGGGGCGTTTCTGCTCATGGCAGCCCGCCGTGCACGGGATCGTGGCAGATGCGGCAATCGGGCCGCCGCACGAGCATCGGTTCCGGATGCGGGGCATGGTGACACAGACGGCAATCCGGGACGGACGGGTGGGGCCCTGAATGGCAGCCCAGGCATCCGACGGCCAGGTGCGGTCCCCCCGCGGCCTGCAGGCTTTGGCCTGCCTCCTGGTGACAGCCCAGGCAGGCCCCGGCGTCGGCGGTATCGTCGGGTTCCACAGCCAGGGGGCGATGGGGCGGGTGGCATTCCTGGCAGTTCTGCCTGGCGGGGTCGCCCCCGGCGTGGGGGGTATGGCACTCCAGGCAGGGGAAGGCTTCGCCGTGCTTCTCATGGCAGGCCAAGCAGGTAAACCGCGCATGAATCGAAGGGGCCGAGGCGAATTCCTCCCCGACCCCAGGATGACAATCCAGGCAGGCCGCCAGCGCGCTGCGGGCCAGGGTCAGCTCGCGGGGGCGGTGGGGATTGCGGTGGCAGGCAAGGCATGGGCCGCCGGGTTTGAAATGGGGTCGCCCCTGATGGCAGTCGCTGCAGGGGCTGATGACTTCCATGTCCTGCGGAGGATGTCCGTGGTGACAGTCGAGACAGGTCACCTCGGTCAGGTGTCCCTCGCCGGCTTCCTGCAGTTCCCGGCCCTGGTCTTCATGGCATTTGCCGCAGTCCTGGATCGATAGCCCCGGGGCGGCCGGCGCGGGCTGGCACGCCGCCCGCGTGGTGAGCCCGCCCGCCAGCGTGGCACAGAGAACACCGATCAGGATCCCGCATTTGCGTATCATTGAATCTCCGAAGTCGTCACCTGTTCGCTTTGCCGCTCGGGACGAGGGACCCGGGCGCCTGTTCAATAGGTTCGCGGATTATTGGTATGGCAAGCCACCGTGCAGGTTCTGCCAAAGGCATCGTAGGAGGGCGTCGCCCCTGCGTAACGGGTGTCGAAGTTGATCAGGTGTCCGGCGTTGGCCGCCGTCGCCCCTCGCGAGGCGGGAACACCGTGGGGGTCGTGGCAGACCGAGCATGGGATATCCTTCCCTTTGACGTGGGTCTTGTGCAGGTCCGCCGCGCTGGAACTCGGGATGGTCAGCGGATCCCACAGGTATTGCTGATCGTGGCATTTGAAGCACAGGGGGTAATCCGGGACCGCCGCCGGGTAGGCGTCCTGGTTGGCCAGCAGGAGAAAATGCGGTTCGTTCGAACCGTGCGGCGAGTGGCAGTCCACACAGTAGACCCTGATCGTGCCGACCTGGTACGAGGAGAGCAGGCTCGCGCCGTTTCCAATGCGATCCTCCGTCACCGGGTGGTATGAGGGGTTGCCGATGTAAAAACGCTGGCTCTGGTCGAAGCTCTCGAACTGGCGCACCGGCCGGCCTGCAAAACCGATGAACTGGTCCGCCGAAGGGCCGGCGTGGCATTTGAAGCAGATCTCGTATTCGGCGCTGGCCTCGCTTACCGGCTGGGTCCCGGTTTTATCCACCCCCCTGACACCCCGCAGGGCCCCGCTGACTTGGGGTGCGGTAGTGGCGGGCGGCAGCGAAGGTGTGCTCGAGCCGAGGGGGGACCCCTGCCAGCCGGCCTGGTGGGGATTGTGGCAGTCGACGCACTCCACGTGCTTTTCGGCGGCCGCCACCGGTACGTCCTCCATACCGGTAGTTGGGTTGGCCCGGTGCACCCCCAGGTAGTTCTCCACCGGATGGTGATAGGCCGTCGCCGAAAACTGGCTGGCCACGTCGGAAAAGGGAAAACCCTGATGACAGGCCGTGAGGCAGTTCGCCTCCTCTTCGGCGGCTTCCAGCAGGTAGGGGCTGCCAGCGGCGCTGTGGGGACGGTGGCAGTTCCGGCACCCCCTCTGAGCGACCTCGGCGCCGACCCCGGGGAACCGGCTGCCCCCCGTTCGGTGGACCGAATCGGCAAGCTCCCAGCCGTACTTTTTATGGCAGGTGGTGCACAGGGCGTCCTCCTGGCCGGAGGAGTCAAGCACCAGGAAGTTGCCGTACTGATTATTGTGGGGGTCGTGGCAGGCAGTGCACTCGAGATAATCCGCCTCGGCCTGCTTCATGGCCTCGGGCAGGGTGCTCGGGTCATTCAGCTCGGGGTTCATGCCGGGCAGAAAGGCGATGGAAATCGGGTGATCGTCCGACAGATCAGTCCCCAGGCTCGCGTTGCGTGCTGGATCGGAGTGCTGGGGGATGGCGGGCAGTGCCGGATCCAGATTCACCCCCCCGGCCAGCAGCCCCAGGGCGATGGTGCCGTCGTGGCAGCTGAGACAGACCCGCGATGCGCCCTGGGGCTGCTGGGTGCCCGCCTTGAGTGTGGGTGACGAGTAGGGGATATAGATGGTCAGCACGTCGGCATCCCGGCTCCAGAGCGGCGCAATCGCTTGGGCGTGATGGGGAGTGTGGCAGAAGATGCAGACGCGGGACTCCTCGGTTGAGTGAATATCATGCTCGCCCCCGCCGCCAGAAATGGCTAGGTTGTGCGGCGTGGCAAGCAGGCTGCGGCTCGGCGGGCTGCTCTGGGCGAAAGCAGCTGTGCTCCCGGCAAAGACTGCAAGGCCGGCCACGATGAGTGCTGAACGTCTCATCTCGATCCCTTTTTAGCGGTCACCCCGTGGGGGGCGTGCTGAGGCACGTACTGAAAGATCTGGATCCGCCGATTGTAGGTGTCGGTGACGTAAATGCGGTCGTTTTGGTCGATGCAGATGCCCGAAGGCATCCAGAATTCCCCGTCGCGGCGGCCATGGGTGCCGAAGGTCAGCAGCAACTGCCCCTCATCGTCGAAAACCTGCACCGAACCGAGCAGCGCATCGACCACGTAGATGTGTCCCTCGCTGTCGGCAGCCACCCCCTTGGGTTTTGCGAAATAACCCATCGAGTCTCCGCTTCTGCCGAATTGGGTCACCAACTGTCCTTCCGGGGTCAGAACCTGCACCCGCCAGTTCAGCGAATCGGTGACAAACACCTGCCCTCGGTTATCGACGAACAGGTCGGTGGGAAAGTTGAACTCCCCCCATGCACTGCCGCGGGTGCCGATGCGGAACCGCTCGATGCCGGCCAAATCGAAGGCGACGACCTGGTGGGCGGCGGTGTCCGATACGTAGACATGCTGGTTATGCCTATTAAAGGCGATGCCGGTGGGGCGCAACAGATGCCCCTTGGTAAACTTCGCAAGCACCCCAGTGCCCGGGGAATAGCGGAAGACCATGCCCCGGGACGAATCGGTGATGTAGTAATGCCCCAGCCCGTCCCCGGTGATGGCGATGGGGGTTTTCAAGGTGCCCTCTTCCGTGCCGGTCAGAACCTCGTAACGCCCCCGGGCCGTATCCAGGTCGAGAACCCGGCTTCCGCCGGTATCCGCCACCAGCACCCGTCCGTTCCCGTCGGAATGGATGCCGTACGGGCGAACCAGCCGGGCGGGCTCACCGCCGCTGAGCAGATCCACCACCTTGGTCCAAAGGGTGGGCTTGCGGGTGAACAGACGGTAATCGTCGATTTCACCCACCCGCACAATCCTGGCGGGCAGCGGCGGCGGCGGCCACTGCAGGGCCGGCGCAGCTTCCTCCCCCGGCCCGGAGGCGAAGGGGGCGCAGCCGCAGAGCAGCAGGCAACTCAGAAGGTTGAGCACAATCCAGCGAGACATGTCGGTCATTCCGCTCCTGGGAGGCGGCTTCAGAAATACCGCGTCAGCTTTGTAAAAACATAATCCTCCCGGCTCGACTCCGTGTCGGTGAGCCGCCAGGTGACCTTGGCCTCGAGAAAAAGGGCGAATTTGCCGTAAGATGTCTGGTAGTCCATGCCGAGGGACACGTTGTCCCGTTCGACGAAATCCCCACGCGAGTTGAAGTAATTGGAGGTCAGGCCGAAGCGCCCCCGGCCGTAGAATGCCCCCCGGTAGGCGGCGTTCACGTTGATGCTGTTCTGCTTTCGCCGCGGCAGGCCGCCCTCGCCTGCGTCGCTGGGCTCGAAAATGGTGTAGGTGTCGGAAAGCCCGAAGCTCAGCAGGCCCCTGGGCATGGGCCGGGTCGCCCGGAAGAACGCGTAATAGGTGAGGTGCCGGTCGAAGGACAGTTCGAAGTCCCTGTATTCGGCGCCGGCCGAGTAGGATTGCTGCAGCCACTCCATCCCCAGGGTGATCTGCCGGGAGTCGTTGAGGCGAAACGCGTCGATATCCCCCGAAACCAGGTCCTGCCGGGTCTCCTGCCAGCTGCCGTAGAGCCGCAGCTGGTTGTCCAGCAGTCCCAGGGACGAGCCCACCCGGGTCGACTTCTCCCGATACTTGGCGTCAGACCGCTCGCGAAACCGGTAGAAAATAAGCAGGTTCGTCCCCGGCGGGATCTCGGGCAGAATGGTGATGATGGTCAGCAGGCCGCTCTGGGTGACCTGGTAATCGAAGTTTTCCTCGAAAACAATTTCCGGAGAATCTGCGCTTCTGATCTCGATGGAATCGAGAAGGATGTTCGGGTTGCCCAGGATGATCTGTTCGAAGGGGGCCGTGACGGCATGCACCTCCTCCTCGGGAATGTCCTCGTCGAACTCCCGGTCGATCTCTCCGTATCGTTGGGTAAACTGCAGGGTGAAGTTGTTCTGCTGGCGGAGCTTTTTTTGATAGAAGAGGCTCAGCGAACCGAAAGCCTCGTTTTCACTGCCCCCCGAGAGGGTTTCTTCCGAGGCTTCCAGGTCCAGTTCGGTGGTCAGGCTTTTCACGAACTGGTGGCGCAGAAACGCTCTGCCCGAGTGGGATTCCCGGTCGAGAAAGGTGCCTTCCTGGTCCAGCATGGTGTAGGCGGCGCCGGCATAAAGGGCCTTGCCCAGCTGCCAGTTCAGGGCTTCGTTCCAGGTGAAATAATCTGTTTTGCGGGGTTCGGCGTTGAGGCGCCCCTGCTCGGATCGGCCTGTCACCGACGAACTCAGGATCCGGTTTTTCTGGCCCGACGACCAGGTCAGCGAATTGCGCAGGGAGCCGGTCCGGATATCGACCCGGTCGGTATCGGGGTCGCCGCGCAGGGAAAAGCGGCTCTGGCTGTTCTGCACATTCAGGTTGGTCTGGCTCAGCGAGCCGTAGCGGTGAGAGACGCCCAGGCTGTAGGTTTCGCTCGTCCTGTTGAAGTCCCTTTCCAGGCCGCCGGTGTCGACCTCCGTGGAGGAATAGTTGATGTGAAAGGGCAGATGGTGGTTTTTCGCCAACAGGGTGAACCCGTAGGACGTCAGGTCCTGATCGAAGCTGTCGGCGAATTCACGCTGAATGCGGTCGGTTCCCTGAGAGCTGTAAAAGTCGATGGTGATCGGCTGCCACTTGAAAAACGTCCCGTTGAGGTTGTGCCTGAAATTCTGGGCTTCGCTGTAACGGTTCCGCGAGGATCCGCCGCCCGAGGAGGTCGAAAGATGATCCTGCTCGAGCCCCCCCTCGAAGGAGAAATGACCATTCAGGATCCCCGGTTTGAACACCACGTAGTCCATATCAAGGCGATAATTTTCCTCAAAATTGTTCTTGGTCCGCGTCGACTTCGAACTGTCCTCCAATTCGAACCGCCGGTAGTTGTACAGGTAGCTGAAATTGACACTCTGCCGCAGGTTGTCCAGGAGCAGAAACGTCTTATCCTCGGCCAGCGCATCGGAGAGCGGCAGGGCCAGGAGAAGCAGAGAGATCAGTATGGTTTTTCTGTCTGGTCCCACGTCAAATTCGCTACTTCAGGAAATATCGTGCGTTTCCGAAATGGGGGTCATGGCAGTCCACGCAGACCATCCCCTTCTCTCCCACCGCTTCGTGCATGCCCGCCGCCATGCGCCGCTCCTGGTGACAGATGGCGCAGATTTCGTCCTTGGCGGCGGTGAGCAGGGAAGGGTTGGCGGCCGAATGCGGTTTGTGGCAGGCGAGGCATTCCCCCACCGCCACCGGGCCGTGCACCTGGGTCCCCTGGATGAAATCCTTGTGACAGACAAAGCACAGCTCTCGCTGGGGGCGGATCAGGCCGTTCTGCTGGGCCTGGTCATGGCAGTCGTTGCAGGCCTTCTCCTCGTAGGGGCGGTGCTTCGAGGTCTTCTGCTGCTTGACGGTTTCCGGTGCCTCATCGGACCCGGTCCCCGGCTCCTCGGTTTTTTTCGCCTCGGCGAAATCGCGGCAGTACTCTTCTGCCGGCGGCAGCGCCGGGTAGCCGTCGAAGAGGGTCGACATGACCTTGTGCCGGCCAGCTGCGTCGCAGCCGGCACAGCAGAGGACCAACAGGGCCGCGTACAGGACCCAGCGGAAAGTTCTTTTCGCCATTTGGCGCCTTCCTTACTTTTCAGCTTCCTTTGTTTCCGGTACGTCGGAGCCGGGTTCCTCGCCCACCCGGTGGCCGAGGCCGTAGACCGAGATCTTGCTCTCCCCGTACTGGTTGGCGACCAGGATCAGGGACTCCAGTTCGAAGGACGGGTCGGCGTATTTACGGAAAAAATCGAGGTTGTCCGTGGTGACGGTGATGCCGATCGGCAGGTTGAGCGACCCCTTGGGCAGGCCCGGGTCGCCGAAGAAGGCCAGGATGCGTGACTGGGAGTTGAAAATCTGCACGTTCTGGTGGCCGTTGTCCACCACGTAAATGCGTCCCTTGTCGTCCACGGTGATCCCCTTTGGCCGGGCGAACTGCCCCACGAAATCGCCGAGCTGCCCCATGGTCATCAGGATGTGGCCGTCCCGGTCCATCTTTAGCACCTTGCCCGAGCCGAGATTGGTGACGTAGATGAAGCCGTCCTTGTCCAAGCACATGTTGGTGGCCAGTGCAATGCCGTCCTGGCCGTCGATCCTTCTGCCGATGCTGCGCAGGTAATCCCCGGTTTTGCGGTCGAGCAGTTTGATCTCGTGCTGGGAAATATCCAGAACGTAGAGGATGTCGTCATCCACCGCGACGTCGGCCGGCTTCATCGCTAGGCTCTTGCCGAAGGCCGTGACGTAGTCCCCCTGCGGATTGAACACGACGATTTCCTTTCGCGCCGCATCGGCCACATACATGAGCCCTTCCTTGTCGATAGCGACGTTAGCCGGCTTCTTCAGCTTGCCCAGGCTGTAGTTCCCCTTGAGGAAATCGAATTTTTTCTCGGCGGGATCGATGATGATCACATTGCCCGCGCCGATATCGCAGATGTAGATCTTGCCGCCGTGCGAAAGAATTCCGTAGGGCTTGTAAAGGCCCTTGAGCTTCTCCGTGTCCTGGCCACCGAAGGCGACCAGGGAAAACTGGCTGCTTTTACCCTGGATGTCAGTTGAATCGTTGATGCTGGTCAGGTATTGGATGCGCGGCGGGTTCGGCGCCGGCGGAAAGAACACCGCTTCTGAGCCGACCTTGGGGGCCGTGCTGCACCCCTGGAGGGCAAGCAGGGTCAGAAATGCCAAAAACGTCGTCCAGCCGGTCTTGCCTGCGATA
This window encodes:
- a CDS encoding SMP-30/gluconolactonase/LRE family protein, producing MTDMSRWIVLNLLSCLLLCGCAPFASGPGEEAAPALQWPPPPLPARIVRVGEIDDYRLFTRKPTLWTKVVDLLSGGEPARLVRPYGIHSDGNGRVLVADTGGSRVLDLDTARGRYEVLTGTEEGTLKTPIAITGDGLGHYYITDSSRGMVFRYSPGTGVLAKFTKGHLLRPTGIAFNRHNQHVYVSDTAAHQVVAFDLAGIERFRIGTRGSAWGEFNFPTDLFVDNRGQVFVTDSLNWRVQVLTPEGQLVTQFGRSGDSMGYFAKPKGVAADSEGHIYVVDALLGSVQVFDDEGQLLLTFGTHGRRDGEFWMPSGICIDQNDRIYVTDTYNRRIQIFQYVPQHAPHGVTAKKGSR
- a CDS encoding cytochrome c3 family protein, whose amino-acid sequence is MAKRTFRWVLYAALLVLCCAGCDAAGRHKVMSTLFDGYPALPPAEEYCRDFAEAKKTEEPGTGSDEAPETVKQQKTSKHRPYEEKACNDCHDQAQQNGLIRPQRELCFVCHKDFIQGTQVHGPVAVGECLACHKPHSAANPSLLTAAKDEICAICHQERRMAAGMHEAVGEKGMVCVDCHDPHFGNARYFLK
- a CDS encoding cytochrome c3 family protein gives rise to the protein MRRSALIVAGLAVFAGSTAAFAQSSPPSRSLLATPHNLAISGGGGEHDIHSTEESRVCIFCHTPHHAQAIAPLWSRDADVLTIYIPYSSPTLKAGTQQPQGASRVCLSCHDGTIALGLLAGGVNLDPALPAIPQHSDPARNASLGTDLSDDHPISIAFLPGMNPELNDPSTLPEAMKQAEADYLECTACHDPHNNQYGNFLVLDSSGQEDALCTTCHKKYGWELADSVHRTGGSRFPGVGAEVAQRGCRNCHRPHSAAGSPYLLEAAEEEANCLTACHQGFPFSDVASQFSATAYHHPVENYLGVHRANPTTGMEDVPVAAAEKHVECVDCHNPHQAGWQGSPLGSSTPSLPPATTAPQVSGALRGVRGVDKTGTQPVSEASAEYEICFKCHAGPSADQFIGFAGRPVRQFESFDQSQRFYIGNPSYHPVTEDRIGNGASLLSSYQVGTIRVYCVDCHSPHGSNEPHFLLLANQDAYPAAVPDYPLCFKCHDQQYLWDPLTIPSSSAADLHKTHVKGKDIPCSVCHDPHGVPASRGATAANAGHLINFDTRYAGATPSYDAFGRTCTVACHTNNPRTY
- a CDS encoding NHL repeat-containing protein — translated: MRIAGKTGWTTFLAFLTLLALQGCSTAPKVGSEAVFFPPAPNPPRIQYLTSINDSTDIQGKSSQFSLVAFGGQDTEKLKGLYKPYGILSHGGKIYICDIGAGNVIIIDPAEKKFDFLKGNYSLGKLKKPANVAIDKEGLMYVADAARKEIVVFNPQGDYVTAFGKSLAMKPADVAVDDDILYVLDISQHEIKLLDRKTGDYLRSIGRRIDGQDGIALATNMCLDKDGFIYVTNLGSGKVLKMDRDGHILMTMGQLGDFVGQFARPKGITVDDKGRIYVVDNGHQNVQIFNSQSRILAFFGDPGLPKGSLNLPIGITVTTDNLDFFRKYADPSFELESLILVANQYGESKISVYGLGHRVGEEPGSDVPETKEAEK
- a CDS encoding cytochrome c family protein — protein: MIRKCGILIGVLCATLAGGLTTRAACQPAPAAPGLSIQDCGKCHEDQGRELQEAGEGHLTEVTCLDCHHGHPPQDMEVISPCSDCHQGRPHFKPGGPCLACHRNPHRPRELTLARSALAACLDCHPGVGEEFASAPSIHARFTCLACHEKHGEAFPCLECHTPHAGGDPARQNCQECHPPHRPLAVEPDDTADAGACLGCHQEAGQSLQAAGGPHLAVGCLGCHSGPHPSVPDCRLCHHAPHPEPMLVRRPDCRICHDPVHGGLP